One Prosthecodimorpha staleyi DNA window includes the following coding sequences:
- a CDS encoding aldehyde dehydrogenase family protein — protein MTTESPLRVDHWIGNAPVASAARDEVRDPGRLADVVGLVARGGAYEVDLAVRTAAEAFKSWREMPVETRAALLRRAADLLEAEAPAVVGLMARESGMLVATNTAEIGMAANIVRDNAEAGAAFLVPEAYEDAESWVGVEKRPIGVIAAIVPWNAPIILAMRKVSPALVCGNTVVVKPAPTAPIGLSLLLEKMAALFPPGVINVVHGGAEVGRALATHPLVGKVSFTGGGTVARAIMKDAAEGLKGVQFELGGNDPAIILEDADLDLAIPRIVGGAFRRSGQFCFAVKRVYAPASLYGEVVARIRAEVDKFRVGHPLEAGVTFGPINNAGQYRALQGLLARTRASGATVEELGSWVSPKSEADGYYMRPVLVSDIDPEAELVQVEQFGPLLPVVRYDDLDAVIDSINAGELGLGSSIWTRDTNRAVEVARELETGMTFVNNAGTSRLGQKNIPFGGVKQSGIGRESSPIGLREYIDYHAINYHR, from the coding sequence ATGACCACAGAATCCCCCCTCCGGGTCGACCACTGGATCGGCAACGCGCCGGTCGCCTCCGCGGCGCGCGACGAGGTGCGCGATCCCGGCCGCCTCGCCGACGTAGTCGGCCTGGTCGCCCGGGGCGGCGCGTATGAGGTCGATCTCGCCGTCCGGACCGCGGCCGAGGCCTTCAAGTCCTGGCGCGAGATGCCGGTCGAGACCCGAGCGGCGCTGCTCCGCCGGGCCGCCGACCTCCTGGAGGCCGAGGCCCCGGCCGTGGTCGGCCTCATGGCGCGCGAGAGCGGCATGCTGGTCGCGACCAACACCGCCGAGATCGGCATGGCGGCCAACATCGTGCGCGACAATGCCGAGGCCGGCGCCGCCTTCCTGGTGCCCGAAGCCTACGAGGATGCAGAGAGCTGGGTCGGCGTCGAGAAGCGCCCGATCGGCGTGATCGCCGCCATCGTGCCCTGGAACGCGCCGATCATCCTGGCCATGCGCAAGGTCTCGCCGGCGCTGGTCTGCGGCAACACGGTCGTGGTCAAGCCGGCCCCGACCGCGCCGATCGGCCTTTCGTTGCTCCTGGAGAAGATGGCCGCGCTGTTCCCGCCGGGCGTGATCAACGTCGTTCATGGCGGGGCCGAGGTCGGCCGGGCACTCGCCACCCATCCGCTGGTCGGCAAGGTCTCCTTCACGGGCGGCGGCACGGTCGCCCGCGCGATCATGAAGGATGCCGCCGAGGGGCTGAAGGGCGTCCAGTTCGAGCTCGGCGGCAACGATCCGGCGATCATCCTGGAGGATGCCGATCTCGATCTCGCCATCCCGCGCATCGTCGGCGGCGCCTTCCGCCGCTCCGGCCAGTTCTGCTTCGCGGTCAAGCGCGTCTATGCCCCGGCCTCGCTCTATGGCGAGGTCGTCGCCCGCATCCGCGCGGAGGTCGACAAGTTCCGCGTCGGCCATCCGCTCGAGGCGGGTGTGACGTTCGGGCCGATCAACAATGCCGGCCAGTACCGCGCCCTGCAGGGGCTCCTGGCGCGCACCCGGGCGAGCGGGGCGACGGTCGAGGAACTCGGCAGCTGGGTTTCGCCGAAGTCCGAGGCCGACGGCTACTACATGCGCCCGGTGCTGGTCTCCGACATCGATCCAGAGGCTGAACTGGTCCAGGTCGAGCAGTTCGGGCCGCTGCTGCCGGTCGTGCGCTACGACGATCTCGACGCCGTCATCGACAGCATCAATGCCGGCGAACTCGGCCTCGGCTCGTCGATCTGGACGCGCGATACCAACCGCGCCGTCGAGGTCGCGCGCGAGCTCGAAACCGGCATGACCTTCGTCAACAATGCCGGCACGTCGCGGCTCGGCCAGAAGAACATCCCCTTCGGCGGGGTCAAGCAGAGCGGCATCGGACGGGAAAGCTCGCCGATCGGCCTGCGCGAATATATCGACTATCACGCCATCAACTATCACCGCTGA